One Lysinibacillus sp. OF-1 DNA segment encodes these proteins:
- a CDS encoding YaiI/YqxD family protein — translation MKVLIDADACPVVDLALSISSEFEIETILFCDTSHRVERDNVITIIVPKGPDSVDFTLVNALSKHDIVITQDYGLAAMVLARGGYPIDQNGREMSDENIERLLDMRHVGQKIRRAGGRTKGPKKRTQENNNSFEMKFRQICERAILAHKMEESTGEK, via the coding sequence GTGAAGGTTCTAATTGACGCAGATGCTTGTCCAGTCGTGGATTTGGCGCTATCTATATCATCTGAATTTGAGATTGAAACTATCTTGTTTTGCGATACATCCCATCGGGTGGAACGTGATAATGTAATAACAATTATTGTACCCAAAGGTCCAGATTCAGTTGATTTTACGCTAGTGAACGCGCTTTCAAAACACGATATTGTTATAACACAGGATTACGGATTAGCTGCAATGGTTTTAGCAAGAGGAGGCTATCCAATTGATCAAAATGGACGAGAAATGTCTGATGAAAATATCGAACGTTTGCTCGATATGCGTCATGTTGGTCAAAAAATTAGACGGGCAGGAGGAAGAACAAAGGGACCTAAAAAAAGGACACAAGAAAACAATAATTCGTTTGAAATGAAATTTCGACAAATTTGTGAACGAGCAATTTTAGCTCATAAAATGGAGGAATCTACAGGTGAAAAATGA
- a CDS encoding D-serine ammonia-lyase: MKNERKRELFQQYPQLKEIANKGTVLWENTNWMENPETRLFTMAEVEDAENTLQRFSSYLKVAFPELVESDGLIESTIQEIPAMKKALEQKYGVSIPGHLLLKCDHALPISGSIKARGGIYEVLKHAERLAVASGRLKVEDDYALLATEAFQSFFQQYTIAVGSTGNLGLSIGIMGKKLGFNVVVHMSSDAKEWKKALLREKGATVIEYEADYSVAVEQGRQEAEQDPMCHFIDDENSKDLFAGYAVAAKRLKDQLEKKNITVHEEQPLFVYLPCGVGGGPGGVAYGLREIFGEHVHIFFAEPVASPCMTIGLMTGLHDAISVEDIGLDNKTEADGLAVGRASKFVGKVMETYISGCYTVSDQELFTSLGLAMDSEALFLEPSANAGMFGAIRLLQKGSSYFEKHNLVSHLSQATHLVWATGGSMVPATMRAAYLAKSRELD; the protein is encoded by the coding sequence GTGAAAAATGAACGTAAACGCGAACTATTTCAGCAATATCCACAGCTAAAGGAAATAGCAAATAAGGGAACTGTATTGTGGGAAAATACAAATTGGATGGAAAATCCAGAAACAAGACTCTTTACTATGGCCGAAGTCGAGGATGCGGAAAACACACTACAACGATTTTCTTCTTATTTAAAAGTGGCATTTCCTGAGCTCGTAGAAAGTGATGGCCTAATTGAATCCACGATTCAGGAGATTCCAGCGATGAAAAAGGCACTTGAACAAAAATACGGTGTGTCTATACCAGGTCACCTGCTATTAAAATGCGATCATGCGCTACCCATCTCAGGCTCAATCAAAGCACGAGGTGGGATTTATGAAGTATTAAAACATGCAGAAAGGCTAGCGGTGGCAAGTGGAAGGCTCAAAGTAGAGGATGATTATGCACTTTTAGCAACAGAGGCATTCCAGTCGTTTTTCCAGCAATACACGATTGCAGTAGGCTCCACAGGTAATTTAGGTTTAAGTATCGGCATTATGGGCAAGAAGCTCGGCTTTAATGTCGTTGTACATATGTCGAGTGATGCTAAGGAATGGAAAAAAGCCTTGCTCCGAGAGAAGGGAGCTACTGTAATTGAATATGAGGCTGATTACAGTGTAGCCGTAGAACAGGGTCGACAAGAAGCTGAGCAAGATCCGATGTGTCATTTTATTGATGATGAAAATTCAAAGGATTTATTTGCAGGCTATGCAGTAGCCGCAAAACGATTAAAAGACCAGTTAGAAAAGAAGAATATTACAGTCCATGAAGAGCAGCCATTGTTCGTCTATTTACCATGTGGTGTCGGTGGAGGACCAGGGGGGGTGGCCTATGGATTACGGGAAATATTCGGCGAGCATGTGCATATTTTCTTTGCTGAGCCAGTCGCCTCTCCTTGTATGACGATTGGTCTAATGACTGGTTTACATGATGCCATTAGTGTGGAGGATATTGGCCTTGACAATAAAACAGAAGCAGATGGTCTAGCTGTTGGTCGTGCATCCAAGTTTGTTGGCAAAGTGATGGAAACCTATATAAGTGGCTGCTATACAGTGTCAGATCAAGAATTATTTACATCATTAGGGTTAGCTATGGACAGCGAAGCATTGTTTTTAGAACCATCGGCAAATGCCGGAATGTTTGGCGCTATCCGCTTACTCCAAAAAGGTTCGTCCTATTTCGAAAAGCACAACCTCGTTAGCCACCTATCGCAAGCCACACATCTTGTGTGGGCAACAGGTGGCAGTATGGTCCCTGCCACAATGCGTGCCGCTTATTTGGCGAAGAGCAGGGAGTTGGATTAA
- a CDS encoding pyridoxal-phosphate-dependent aminotransferase family protein — translation MYENILRHPGPTPIPKRVQLAMNRDIFSHRSQEFVTLYRETIELVKPVFGTTQDILLLPSGGTAALEAAAVNTVTAGDEVVVITVGAFGDYFVSICEQYGFHVHKLEKEWGQACTAEELRAFLQPLHNVKAVFVTYNETSTGIINPVADLAQVIRDETDALVIVDGVSCIGGAPAEMDAWGIDILVTGSQKAMMLPPGLSLISVSERAWKVIEDNQTPAYYLNLLSYRSWAEKGMTPNTPAITLIYGLHEVCQLIEQEGGFARTVDRHELMKNMVRSAMKALHIELLTEDQYASPTITAIKAPQGIDLGEFLAHLKQHYHLDFAGGLGHLQGKIFRFGHMGYCFPSDILQAVSLMEAALQDFSYDFEPGAGVLAAHEVFLAAQRKALQR, via the coding sequence GTGTATGAAAATATTTTAAGACACCCAGGGCCAACGCCGATACCAAAAAGGGTTCAGTTGGCGATGAATCGGGATATTTTTAGTCATCGGAGTCAAGAATTTGTAACGTTATACCGAGAAACAATCGAATTAGTAAAACCTGTTTTTGGTACGACACAGGACATCTTACTTTTGCCATCAGGTGGAACAGCTGCCTTGGAGGCTGCGGCAGTCAATACCGTCACTGCGGGTGATGAAGTTGTGGTCATTACCGTTGGAGCATTTGGTGACTATTTCGTGTCCATTTGTGAGCAATATGGCTTCCATGTACATAAGCTTGAAAAAGAATGGGGACAAGCTTGCACAGCCGAGGAACTACGAGCATTTTTACAGCCATTGCACAACGTTAAAGCCGTTTTTGTTACGTACAATGAAACATCTACAGGCATTATAAACCCCGTTGCTGACTTAGCGCAGGTAATCCGCGACGAAACAGATGCCCTTGTTATTGTAGATGGCGTAAGCTGTATTGGTGGTGCCCCTGCTGAAATGGATGCTTGGGGCATCGACATTTTGGTGACAGGCTCTCAAAAAGCTATGATGCTACCTCCAGGACTTTCCCTTATCAGCGTCAGCGAAAGAGCTTGGAAAGTCATTGAGGACAATCAAACACCCGCTTACTATTTAAACTTATTAAGCTATCGAAGCTGGGCCGAAAAGGGCATGACGCCAAATACCCCAGCCATCACACTGATCTATGGATTGCACGAAGTATGTCAACTGATTGAGCAGGAAGGCGGCTTTGCGCGAACTGTAGATCGTCATGAACTTATGAAAAATATGGTACGTAGCGCTATGAAAGCCTTACACATTGAGCTATTAACAGAGGACCAATACGCGTCACCAACCATTACAGCAATCAAGGCCCCTCAAGGAATCGATCTTGGCGAATTTTTAGCCCATCTGAAACAGCACTATCATCTAGATTTTGCTGGCGGGCTTGGTCATCTACAAGGGAAAATTTTCAGATTCGGTCATATGGGCTACTGCTTCCCAAGTGACATTTTACAAGCCGTTTCCCTAATGGAAGCTGCCCTCCAAGACTTCTCCTACGATTTTGAGCCAGGGGCAGGCGTCCTTGCTGCACACGAAGTATTTCTAGCAGCACAACGCAAAGCATTGCAACGTTAA
- a CDS encoding DUF1835 domain-containing protein produces the protein METIMHYPYIYFLYKPNQVLVYKIQTFEYISLADVMEKGEWSSYALQPSESFTAFHHEQRQPQEGWTFWMEQEQLYFFVEMINDYIQQVMITTTAQAVHIVCSEAVAGSLRGALAPPKYVIGFPEDLSIGPLWKLDEERGQAFRHEWLRENINDGLDDFVNDNHFKNAIREIQDMPSHLPIYIWYGHNAEEQCGLRFFLCLLRDKSNDIMLINTGEQNVINRQWDIALYDNKPLTTKEHLMFQQQWQDLAQTKDVCRLWRHQRIQGVSENHYDSVIISMLGQLHQEQGSIDFIQTGVFLSELLVRMEEPPNIFFLEYRIRTLVYSGEFELKGIPKSMRHYQVRLRQKTSLA, from the coding sequence ATGGAAACAATCATGCACTATCCATATATTTATTTTTTGTACAAACCAAATCAGGTATTGGTATATAAAATTCAAACATTTGAATATATCTCGCTTGCAGATGTGATGGAAAAGGGTGAATGGTCGAGCTATGCACTACAGCCATCTGAATCATTTACAGCTTTTCACCATGAACAACGTCAGCCACAGGAGGGTTGGACCTTTTGGATGGAGCAGGAACAGCTTTATTTTTTTGTAGAAATGATTAATGACTATATTCAGCAGGTCATGATCACAACTACTGCACAAGCGGTACATATTGTTTGCTCTGAAGCTGTAGCTGGCTCTTTACGAGGGGCCCTTGCTCCACCGAAATATGTTATCGGGTTTCCAGAGGATTTGTCGATCGGCCCTCTCTGGAAACTCGATGAAGAAAGAGGACAGGCATTTCGTCATGAATGGTTAAGGGAAAATATAAATGATGGGTTGGACGATTTTGTCAATGACAATCATTTTAAGAATGCGATAAGAGAAATACAGGATATGCCAAGTCATCTACCCATCTATATTTGGTATGGACATAATGCAGAAGAACAATGTGGCCTTCGTTTTTTCCTTTGTTTATTGCGCGATAAAAGCAATGACATCATGCTCATTAACACGGGTGAACAGAATGTGATTAATCGTCAATGGGACATAGCGCTATATGACAACAAGCCATTGACTACTAAAGAACACCTGATGTTTCAACAGCAATGGCAAGATTTGGCCCAAACAAAGGATGTATGCCGTTTATGGCGGCATCAGCGAATACAAGGAGTGTCAGAGAATCACTATGATTCCGTCATTATTTCGATGCTAGGACAACTTCATCAGGAACAAGGAAGTATCGATTTTATACAAACAGGCGTATTCCTTTCAGAGCTACTTGTAAGAATGGAAGAACCACCAAATATCTTCTTTTTAGAGTATAGAATTCGAACTTTAGTCTATAGTGGGGAGTTTGAATTAAAGGGGATTCCTAAATCCATGCGACATTATCAGGTGAGATTACGTCAAAAAACCTCTTTAGCCTGA
- a CDS encoding nitroreductase family protein, whose protein sequence is MTVTKSSLNKIMHERKSVRKYDENYKIPQEQLEQLLVEATSAPSSSNLQPWRFLVIQDEAIKKELRAIANNQEQIETSSAIIAVLGDTKMYENAEAVYTKNFDLGYIDEATKDLMINNSINLYSQLPQEVLKNIVTFDAGLISMQIMLLAKDMGYDTVPMGGFNKEAFAQHFALEDHIVPVILIAIGKAAAPAYNSSRIELEHIAKFI, encoded by the coding sequence ATGACAGTGACAAAAAGTTCTTTAAATAAAATTATGCATGAACGTAAATCTGTTCGTAAATACGACGAAAACTATAAAATTCCACAAGAGCAATTAGAACAATTACTTGTAGAAGCGACTTCTGCTCCATCATCTAGCAACCTACAACCTTGGCGCTTTTTAGTAATTCAAGACGAGGCAATCAAAAAAGAATTACGTGCCATCGCAAACAATCAAGAACAAATCGAAACATCCTCAGCGATTATTGCCGTTTTAGGCGATACAAAAATGTACGAAAATGCCGAGGCTGTTTATACGAAAAACTTTGATCTTGGTTATATTGATGAAGCAACCAAAGATTTAATGATCAATAACTCGATAAACTTATATTCTCAGCTTCCACAAGAAGTGTTAAAGAATATCGTTACATTTGATGCTGGTCTAATTTCTATGCAAATTATGCTTTTAGCAAAAGACATGGGCTATGATACAGTCCCAATGGGCGGATTTAATAAAGAAGCCTTCGCTCAACACTTTGCATTAGAAGACCATATCGTACCCGTCATTTTAATTGCGATTGGTAAAGCAGCAGCTCCTGCATATAATTCTTCTCGTATTGAGCTAGAGCATATCGCTAAATTCATTTAA
- a CDS encoding methyl-accepting chemotaxis protein, which yields MKKLLGNLKIMAKIGILIPIVIVFLGGMSFLNYLSVSHELESSIENEMSLLADDVTGSVESKLHAHIQLIYSAKTTIESADSMMTREQFIRYVQQLLPYNKETYGMRLWLEEDVAKGEIFGPYAYKEGEKIVSTDTYEDPAYHFHEQEWYRNSIHSNSIVHTTPYFDEALGEMFISFGTQIVKDSKPVGVITGDYVLDSIQSIVSDVQIRQSGYAFLIDDSGNFLTHPDVDKVNKETIQQFLNIPVEQLAEQKKLIQTTIDGNDFTLQYQQIQNMPWKLVLLVPTDELYSEVQAMLQQQIVISVVLIALITIIIYFLARYIRTEVKTMNTYLGYLATGDLTKQMAIHTKDEFGEMAQYYNESVEGLGSMIQRIVAETETVASTAEELTASVQEVNKTVTEVAVSMQNVAENTSSQQQVSGQLTGVTTQLGDDMKTAMDDLQEAVQQSVTTSHLATGGSQKIRAFVDDIVQLHAQVDSSANLVSSLKVQSAQIEQMSQLISAITDQTNLLSLNAAIEAARAGEAGKGFAVVAGEVKALAEQTSRASLDIAKVVLTIQDQMNEAVDMMEQSRKIAHQGIGSVQQAGTTFDTIASAIEGLQMTIRETSNTTADAFKNLQEVTAQVQMINQQAMATNDHTLNVSAITEEQASTMNEMAVASEQLAQLAQNLQEETAEFTV from the coding sequence ATGAAAAAACTATTGGGAAATTTAAAGATTATGGCAAAAATAGGGATACTTATTCCTATTGTTATTGTTTTTCTAGGTGGTATGTCCTTCCTTAATTATTTGAGTGTATCACATGAACTTGAAAGCTCTATTGAAAATGAAATGTCTTTACTGGCAGATGATGTAACGGGCTCTGTTGAGAGCAAATTACATGCGCATATTCAGTTGATTTATAGTGCAAAGACAACGATAGAATCAGCTGACAGTATGATGACGAGAGAGCAATTTATTCGCTATGTACAGCAGCTATTGCCATACAATAAGGAAACTTATGGTATGAGGTTATGGCTAGAGGAGGATGTGGCAAAGGGGGAAATTTTTGGCCCGTATGCCTATAAAGAAGGAGAAAAAATTGTCTCTACGGATACGTATGAAGATCCAGCCTATCATTTTCATGAGCAGGAATGGTACCGCAACAGCATCCACTCGAATAGCATTGTCCATACAACACCTTATTTTGATGAGGCTTTAGGAGAAATGTTTATTTCATTTGGCACACAAATTGTGAAAGATTCTAAGCCAGTGGGGGTTATTACAGGGGATTATGTGTTAGATTCTATCCAATCCATTGTCTCTGATGTGCAAATTCGACAGAGTGGCTATGCCTTTTTAATAGATGATAGTGGGAATTTTTTAACGCATCCTGATGTAGATAAAGTAAATAAAGAGACGATTCAGCAATTTTTAAATATTCCTGTTGAGCAGCTAGCTGAGCAGAAAAAGCTAATACAGACAACGATTGATGGGAATGACTTTACGCTACAATATCAGCAAATTCAGAACATGCCGTGGAAATTGGTTTTACTTGTTCCTACAGATGAGCTTTACAGTGAGGTACAGGCGATGCTTCAGCAGCAAATCGTGATTAGTGTGGTGCTTATTGCCCTGATCACCATCATTATTTATTTCCTTGCTCGCTATATACGTACGGAAGTGAAAACGATGAATACATATTTAGGCTACCTTGCTACGGGTGATTTAACGAAACAAATGGCCATTCATACAAAGGATGAATTTGGTGAAATGGCACAGTACTATAATGAGTCTGTGGAAGGGTTAGGGTCTATGATACAGCGCATTGTTGCTGAAACGGAGACAGTTGCCTCCACTGCCGAAGAATTAACAGCCAGTGTACAAGAGGTCAATAAAACCGTGACGGAAGTAGCTGTTTCTATGCAAAATGTGGCTGAAAATACGAGTTCACAGCAGCAGGTGAGTGGTCAATTAACAGGTGTCACAACACAATTAGGTGATGACATGAAGACTGCCATGGACGATTTACAAGAGGCAGTGCAACAGTCGGTAACAACCTCTCATCTAGCTACAGGGGGCTCGCAAAAAATACGGGCTTTTGTGGATGACATTGTCCAGCTTCATGCACAGGTAGACAGCAGTGCTAATCTGGTGAGTAGCCTGAAGGTGCAATCCGCTCAAATTGAGCAAATGAGTCAGCTTATTTCTGCTATTACTGACCAAACCAATTTATTATCTCTCAATGCGGCTATAGAGGCGGCACGAGCAGGCGAGGCAGGAAAAGGTTTTGCCGTTGTAGCTGGTGAGGTTAAAGCACTTGCTGAACAGACAAGTAGAGCCTCTTTAGACATTGCGAAGGTCGTGCTGACGATTCAGGACCAAATGAATGAGGCGGTGGACATGATGGAGCAAAGTCGAAAAATTGCTCACCAAGGTATTGGTTCTGTCCAGCAAGCAGGTACTACCTTTGATACGATTGCTAGTGCCATTGAAGGGCTCCAGATGACGATACGAGAAACGAGTAATACAACAGCAGATGCTTTTAAAAACTTGCAGGAAGTGACAGCACAAGTGCAGATGATTAACCAACAGGCGATGGCAACAAATGATCATACATTAAATGTTTCGGCCATCACTGAGGAACAAGCCTCCACCATGAATGAAATGGCTGTAGCCTCTGAGCAGTTAGCACAGCTTGCTCAAAATTTGCAGGAAGAAACAGCTGAATTTACTGTCTAA
- a CDS encoding ferredoxin reductase family protein — protein MTSLFLVFLLATRMKLLERWFSSLEHVYFYHKLLAILSLGFILLHGQLQKMIPNEAVIQETSLKDFANDLGELAQYGFIALIVLAFIAKFLKYEHWRWLHRLLLVPYTFGIYHAYFSSQYDLLQPSPLGIFTALTTTIGFMSALYMLTMYQDMFFPYTGHVSAIQKLNAHVIEVELTLTKKLDYRPGQFLFLKIFQEGIEKAPHPFSITGGNGEQITVTIKAIGDYTKQLYNDLQFNTPVAIAGPYGHFDFDRVANQQIWIAGGMGITPFLAYLQTKPDKKIDLYYSFHGQDNAIYKDFLQSYARMNDHFTVTFINTAHEEKLSFHQLSLSAETSVYICGPPKMIKQFKSALPTKSVEWEAFSFRS, from the coding sequence ATGACTAGTTTATTTCTTGTGTTCTTATTAGCTACCAGAATGAAACTGTTAGAGCGTTGGTTTTCTAGTCTTGAGCATGTTTATTTTTATCATAAATTACTCGCAATCCTTTCACTTGGATTCATCCTCTTGCATGGTCAGTTGCAAAAAATGATTCCTAATGAGGCAGTCATACAAGAAACCTCACTAAAAGACTTCGCTAATGACCTTGGTGAGCTTGCCCAATATGGCTTTATTGCCCTGATTGTCCTAGCGTTCATTGCAAAGTTTTTAAAGTATGAGCATTGGCGCTGGCTACATCGTTTACTACTTGTACCTTATACTTTCGGTATTTATCATGCTTATTTTTCTAGCCAATATGATTTATTACAGCCTTCTCCTTTAGGCATTTTCACAGCACTGACAACAACGATTGGTTTTATGTCTGCTCTGTATATGTTGACAATGTATCAAGATATGTTCTTTCCATATACAGGTCATGTTTCAGCCATTCAAAAGCTGAACGCCCATGTGATTGAAGTTGAACTGACACTCACAAAAAAACTCGACTATCGACCAGGACAATTTCTCTTTTTAAAAATTTTTCAAGAGGGTATCGAAAAAGCGCCACACCCCTTCTCTATTACTGGTGGTAATGGCGAACAAATCACGGTAACAATCAAAGCCATTGGAGATTATACGAAACAGCTCTACAACGATCTTCAATTCAATACACCAGTTGCCATAGCTGGGCCATATGGTCATTTTGACTTTGATCGAGTGGCCAATCAGCAAATTTGGATTGCTGGTGGCATGGGCATTACACCTTTTCTTGCCTATTTACAAACAAAGCCTGATAAGAAAATTGACTTGTATTATTCCTTCCATGGTCAAGACAATGCCATCTACAAAGATTTTCTACAGAGCTATGCTCGAATGAACGATCATTTCACTGTCACCTTTATTAATACAGCTCATGAAGAAAAGCTATCCTTCCATCAGCTGTCACTATCTGCTGAAACAAGTGTTTATATTTGTGGACCCCCAAAAATGATTAAACAATTCAAATCGGCTCTGCCTACAAAAAGCGTGGAGTGGGAAGCTTTTTCATTTAGATCCTAA
- a CDS encoding metal-dependent hydrolase, which produces MQGNTHIVGGITASLAFAQFSNDNPLVLVGAGVIGALLPDICHRGSKIGRTFPILAKLVNTVFGHRSFTHSLLFLLFVMVALHTLVPYKAISIGIIIGMASHILLDMCTKKGVKLFFPATVSIRFPLTTKTGSKVEGIVLMLLSMLSIYLSYELIVKFIDSI; this is translated from the coding sequence ATGCAAGGGAACACCCATATTGTTGGGGGCATCACAGCAAGTCTCGCCTTTGCACAGTTTTCAAATGATAACCCACTTGTCTTAGTAGGGGCAGGTGTTATCGGTGCATTACTTCCAGATATATGTCATAGAGGTAGTAAAATCGGTCGAACATTTCCCATCCTAGCGAAGCTGGTTAATACAGTGTTTGGACATCGTTCCTTTACACATAGTTTGCTTTTCCTATTGTTCGTTATGGTGGCGTTACATACTTTAGTTCCTTACAAAGCAATTTCCATTGGGATTATTATAGGGATGGCTAGTCATATCCTGCTTGATATGTGTACAAAAAAGGGCGTTAAACTATTTTTCCCAGCGACTGTATCCATTCGTTTTCCACTTACAACGAAAACGGGTAGCAAGGTGGAAGGGATCGTACTTATGTTGCTTTCGATGCTGTCCATCTATTTGAGCTATGAATTGATTGTCAAATTTATAGATTCGATATAA
- a CDS encoding squalene/phytoene synthase family protein — MNEQKRLYKEAMQVLKDTSRTFYIPITFLKNDLKISVAAAYLAMRAIDEIEDHEQLSNDVKFNLLSATSELLKDTFNKEAYQALLAPYADQLPEVSLRLADWLTFCPEESRKIVQASTSEMAFGMAKWAKANWQVHTREDLDDYTYYVAGLVGTMLSELWAWGANVQTDRELAIGYGRGLQAVNILRNQHEDLDERGVNFVPDGWTREDLFVYAEENLAKADLYMKDINKRTILLFCRLPLALAHKTLKAMQEGREKMTRAEVEQTVEEVQAD; from the coding sequence GTGAACGAACAAAAAAGACTTTACAAAGAAGCGATGCAGGTTTTAAAAGATACAAGCCGCACGTTTTATATACCTATTACTTTTTTAAAAAATGATTTAAAGATATCGGTGGCTGCTGCCTATTTAGCCATGCGTGCCATTGATGAAATTGAAGATCATGAACAGCTTTCGAATGATGTGAAATTTAATTTATTGTCCGCAACAAGTGAATTATTAAAGGACACATTTAATAAAGAAGCTTATCAAGCATTATTAGCACCTTATGCCGATCAACTGCCAGAAGTATCCCTTCGATTAGCAGATTGGCTAACATTTTGCCCTGAGGAATCGCGAAAAATTGTTCAGGCTTCCACAAGCGAAATGGCTTTTGGTATGGCCAAATGGGCAAAGGCCAATTGGCAAGTGCATACACGCGAGGATTTAGATGATTATACATACTACGTGGCAGGGCTTGTAGGGACGATGCTGTCTGAGCTTTGGGCGTGGGGTGCCAACGTTCAAACTGATCGTGAGCTAGCAATAGGCTATGGTCGTGGACTCCAGGCTGTTAACATCTTACGTAATCAGCATGAGGATTTAGATGAACGTGGTGTCAACTTCGTGCCTGATGGCTGGACACGCGAAGATTTGTTTGTCTATGCTGAAGAAAATTTAGCCAAAGCAGACCTCTATATGAAAGATATTAATAAACGTACCATTCTGCTATTTTGCCGCCTACCACTTGCCTTAGCCCACAAAACGTTGAAGGCGATGCAAGAAGGTCGAGAAAAAATGACGCGCGCCGAAGTAGAGCAGACTGTGGAAGAGGTACAAGCTGACTAA
- a CDS encoding SDR family NAD(P)-dependent oxidoreductase, which yields MGRLNNKIAMITGGASGMGAAMAKLFAQEGATVIAADINEENLAKISELENVEGMKLDVSSDENWAEVTKAIVEKYGRIDILINNAGISSEKGPDQITQADWSIMHNINAFGPFLGIKHAAHYMKEAGKGSIVNTSSYTAIIGAGFNAYTASKGSLRAIARAAASELGAFNVRVNTVFPGVIETPMTAKLSEAKEAMDMLVRATPMGRLGQPEEVANAILFLASDEASYITGAELVIDGGYSAR from the coding sequence ATGGGACGTTTAAATAATAAAATTGCTATGATTACAGGCGGCGCTTCTGGTATGGGTGCAGCAATGGCTAAACTGTTTGCACAAGAAGGTGCTACAGTAATTGCAGCTGATATTAATGAAGAAAACTTAGCAAAAATTTCTGAGCTAGAAAATGTAGAGGGAATGAAATTAGATGTTTCCTCTGACGAAAACTGGGCAGAAGTGACGAAAGCCATTGTCGAGAAATATGGTCGCATTGATATTTTAATTAACAATGCTGGTATTTCATCCGAAAAAGGACCCGATCAAATTACACAGGCAGACTGGTCAATTATGCATAATATCAATGCATTTGGACCATTTCTTGGTATTAAACATGCTGCGCACTATATGAAAGAAGCAGGCAAAGGCTCCATTGTTAATACATCGTCTTACACAGCGATTATTGGGGCAGGCTTTAATGCCTATACAGCCTCTAAAGGTTCTTTACGTGCGATTGCTCGTGCAGCAGCTTCAGAGCTTGGTGCTTTCAATGTCCGTGTGAACACGGTATTCCCTGGTGTCATCGAAACACCAATGACAGCCAAATTATCAGAAGCAAAAGAGGCAATGGATATGTTAGTAAGAGCTACACCAATGGGGCGTCTTGGTCAACCAGAGGAAGTAGCAAATGCTATTTTATTTTTAGCATCAGACGAGGCTTCTTACATTACGGGTGCCGAGCTTGTCATTGATGGTGGCTATTCAGCACGCTAG
- the coaW gene encoding type II pantothenate kinase — protein MPKAIGIDAGGTLTKVAYLDQDNELVLTTFPSNDLQSVTKWIIDHPDIEDIGVTGGRTEQLLDVIKTMKSIHYIVEFEATLKGVRFLLNKEGYFFERSMITNIGTGTSIHYMEGNTHIRVGGTGVGGGTLIGLSALTTGITDYNEIREMAANGNREGIDLLVKDIYQGMDTPIDGHLTASNFGKVGITKSIKHPAEDIIATVQGLVGEVITTLSIQYAEEKNAQHIVYIGSTLSNNDHLTRVIANYTRTKKHTPVFINDHGFSGAVGALLNITEYTIV, from the coding sequence ATGCCAAAGGCTATAGGTATTGATGCAGGCGGCACATTGACAAAGGTTGCTTATTTAGATCAAGACAATGAACTTGTGTTAACAACCTTTCCGTCGAATGATTTGCAATCTGTCACAAAATGGATTATTGATCATCCAGATATTGAGGATATTGGTGTTACGGGGGGACGTACAGAGCAATTACTTGATGTCATTAAAACAATGAAATCGATTCATTATATAGTGGAATTTGAAGCTACATTAAAGGGTGTCCGATTTTTGCTTAATAAAGAAGGCTACTTTTTTGAGCGCAGTATGATTACCAATATTGGGACAGGTACGTCCATTCATTATATGGAAGGTAATACACATATTCGCGTTGGTGGGACAGGCGTTGGTGGTGGGACACTAATTGGTTTGTCAGCGCTTACAACGGGCATTACAGATTACAATGAAATCCGTGAAATGGCTGCCAATGGCAATCGTGAAGGAATCGATTTATTGGTCAAGGATATTTATCAAGGCATGGATACACCGATTGACGGTCATTTAACGGCTAGTAATTTTGGGAAAGTAGGCATTACAAAGTCGATAAAGCATCCTGCTGAGGATATTATTGCGACCGTTCAAGGACTAGTAGGCGAAGTCATTACAACACTCAGCATTCAATATGCGGAGGAAAAAAATGCACAGCATATCGTTTATATTGGCTCCACATTAAGCAATAATGATCATCTTACCCGAGTGATTGCAAATTATACACGCACGAAAAAGCATACACCTGTCTTTATTAATGACCATGGCTTTTCTGGTGCTGTCGGAGCATTACTTAATATTACAGAATATACAATTGTCTAA